Proteins from one Ornithobacterium rhinotracheale genomic window:
- the rplF gene encoding 50S ribosomal protein L6 gives MSRIGFASIDVPNGITVSFSNNVVTVKGKSAELVQELKEGFNVKVEDGVLTVERPSDSKEDKSLHGLYRALINNMVEGLDKGFTKELELVGVGYRASNQGQKLDLSLGFSHNIVIELPEEVKVETVTEKGKNPIIKLSSYDKQLLGMVAAKIRGFRKPEPYKGKGVKFVGEEIRRKAGKSA, from the coding sequence ATGTCACGAATAGGTTTTGCTAGTATAGATGTACCGAACGGTATCACTGTTAGTTTTTCTAACAATGTAGTCACCGTTAAAGGAAAATCAGCAGAGTTAGTACAAGAATTAAAAGAAGGCTTCAATGTAAAAGTTGAAGATGGAGTTTTAACCGTAGAAAGACCTTCGGATTCAAAAGAAGATAAATCCCTTCATGGATTATATAGAGCTTTAATCAATAATATGGTTGAAGGTTTAGATAAAGGTTTTACCAAAGAACTAGAATTAGTAGGGGTAGGTTACAGAGCGTCTAATCAAGGACAAAAACTAGACTTATCTTTAGGTTTCTCTCACAATATCGTAATTGAGCTTCCAGAAGAAGTAAAAGTAGAAACTGTTACTGAAAAAGGTAAAAATCCAATTATAAAACTTTCATCTTATGATAAACAACTTTTAGGAATGGTTGCCGCTAAAATCAGAGGATTCAGAAAACCAGAACCATACAAAGGAAAAGGTGTTAAATTCGTAGGAGAGGAAATCCGTAGAAAAGCAGGTAAATCTGCATAA
- the rpsH gene encoding 30S ribosomal protein S8 — MMTDPISDFLTRIRNAMMAGHKLVEVPASNMRKDITKILFDQGYILNYKFVDEGYQGTIKIALKYDKKTNVPAIRKIVRVSKPGLRKYSSSKELPRVLNGLGIAIVSTSNGVMTDKQARQENVGGEVLCYVY; from the coding sequence ATAATGACAGACCCAATATCAGATTTTTTAACGCGTATTAGAAACGCGATGATGGCTGGACACAAATTGGTAGAAGTACCTGCATCTAACATGAGAAAAGATATTACTAAAATCTTATTTGATCAAGGTTATATCTTAAACTATAAATTTGTTGATGAAGGCTACCAAGGAACTATTAAAATAGCTCTTAAATACGATAAGAAGACTAATGTTCCTGCAATTAGAAAGATTGTAAGAGTTTCTAAACCAGGTTTAAGAAAATACTCTTCATCCAAAGAATTGCCAAGAGTATTGAATGGATTAGGTATTGCAATTGTATCTACATCTAATGGAGTAATGACAGATAAACAAGCCAGACAAGAAAATGTAGGAGGCGAAGTTTTATGTTATGTATATTAA
- the rpsN gene encoding 30S ribosomal protein S14 → MAKESMKARERKREKLVEKYAEKRKALKEAGDYEALQKLPKNASPVRLHNRCKLTGRPKGYMRQFGLSRVQFRELANKGLIPGVKKASW, encoded by the coding sequence ATGGCTAAAGAAAGTATGAAAGCGCGTGAGCGCAAAAGAGAAAAACTGGTAGAAAAATATGCTGAAAAAAGAAAAGCTTTGAAAGAAGCTGGAGATTATGAAGCATTACAAAAATTACCTAAAAATGCATCTCCTGTAAGATTGCACAACAGATGTAAACTTACTGGAAGACCAAAAGGGTATATGCGTCAGTTTGGATTGTCTCGTGTTCAGTTCCGAGAATTAGCCAATAAAGGATTAATCCCAGGAGTTAAAAAAGCGAGTTGGTAA
- the rplE gene encoding 50S ribosomal protein L5, translating to MSTEKYIPRPAKLYKDKIVAAMKEEFGYSSVMQVPRLVKIVVSQGLGEAVSDKKVIEYSIEEISNITGQKAVATLSKKDVASFKLRKDMPIGVKVTLRDEKMYEFLDRLITTALPRVRDFNGINPNGFDGRGNYNLGITEQIIFPEINIDKVKKIQGMDITFVTTANTDKEAKSLLEKFGLPFKKNN from the coding sequence ATGAGTACAGAAAAATACATACCACGTCCTGCTAAATTATATAAGGATAAGATTGTAGCGGCTATGAAAGAAGAGTTTGGTTACTCTTCTGTAATGCAAGTTCCAAGATTGGTAAAAATCGTAGTGAGCCAAGGTTTAGGAGAGGCTGTTTCTGATAAAAAAGTAATTGAATATTCAATTGAGGAAATCTCTAATATCACTGGTCAAAAAGCTGTAGCAACTTTATCTAAAAAAGATGTTGCTTCTTTTAAGCTTAGAAAAGATATGCCAATCGGAGTTAAGGTAACTCTTAGAGACGAGAAAATGTATGAATTCCTTGATAGATTAATCACCACTGCCTTACCACGAGTAAGAGATTTCAACGGTATTAATCCAAATGGATTTGACGGTCGTGGTAATTATAACTTAGGTATTACCGAACAAATTATTTTCCCTGAAATCAATATTGATAAGGTGAAGAAAATTCAAGGTATGGACATTACGTTTGTAACGACTGCTAATACAGATAAAGAGGCTAAATCTTTATTAGAGAAATTCGGATTACCTTTTAAAAAGAATAATTAA
- the rplX gene encoding 50S ribosomal protein L24 → MAQVKLKIKKGDQVVVLSGSDKGKKGEVLEVRPKDNKAIVQGVNMIKKHTKPSAQNPQGGILETEAPIQISNLAIVDPETGKATRVGFRMEGDKKVRFAKKSGKTL, encoded by the coding sequence ATGGCACAGGTAAAGTTAAAAATAAAAAAAGGAGACCAGGTTGTAGTTTTATCGGGAAGTGATAAAGGTAAAAAAGGTGAGGTTTTAGAAGTAAGACCTAAAGACAATAAAGCTATTGTTCAAGGAGTTAATATGATTAAAAAACACACTAAACCTTCAGCACAAAACCCACAAGGTGGAATTTTAGAAACCGAAGCTCCTATTCAAATTTCTAATTTAGCAATCGTTGATCCTGAAACAGGAAAAGCTACGAGAGTAGGTTTTCGTATGGAAGGAGATAAAAAAGTTCGATTTGCTAAGAAATCAGGAAAAACATTATAA
- the rplN gene encoding 50S ribosomal protein L14 has protein sequence MVQQESRLKVADNTGAREALVIRVLGGTGKRYASIGDKIVISIKDATPAGNVKKGQVSKAVVVRTKKEVRRKDGSYIRFDDNACVLLDNNGEMRGTRVFGPVARELRDKQYMKIISLAPEVL, from the coding sequence ATGGTACAACAAGAATCTAGATTAAAAGTAGCTGATAACACTGGAGCTAGAGAGGCTTTAGTAATTAGAGTTTTAGGCGGTACAGGTAAACGCTATGCTTCTATTGGAGATAAAATCGTGATTTCAATCAAAGATGCTACTCCAGCTGGAAACGTAAAGAAAGGACAAGTGTCTAAAGCGGTTGTCGTACGCACAAAAAAAGAAGTAAGACGTAAAGATGGTTCTTATATCCGTTTTGATGACAATGCTTGTGTTTTATTAGATAATAACGGAGAAATGAGAGGTACCCGTGTATTCGGACCAGTAGCTCGTGAATTACGTGATAAACAATATATGAAAATTATATCTCTGGCTCCAGAGGTATTATAA
- the rpsQ gene encoding 30S ribosomal protein S17 yields MERNLRKERVGLVKSNKMDKTIVVAETKRQKHPMYGKFVLKTKTYKAHDEKNECNEGDTVRIMETRPLSKDKRWRVVEIIERAK; encoded by the coding sequence ATGGAAAGAAATTTAAGAAAAGAACGTGTAGGTTTAGTGAAAAGTAATAAGATGGATAAAACTATCGTTGTTGCTGAAACTAAAAGACAAAAGCACCCAATGTATGGTAAATTCGTTCTTAAAACAAAAACATACAAGGCTCATGATGAGAAAAATGAGTGTAATGAGGGTGATACGGTAAGAATCATGGAAACTCGTCCATTAAGTAAGGACAAAAGATGGAGAGTAGTAGAAATTATAGAAAGAGCTAAGTAA
- the rpmC gene encoding 50S ribosomal protein L29, with protein MKASDIKGLTVEELRDKIAEEKANYDLLKISHGMSPIENPIQLRNLRKMIARLNTELTKKLKESQAK; from the coding sequence ATGAAAGCATCAGATATTAAGGGATTAACAGTAGAAGAATTAAGAGACAAAATTGCTGAAGAAAAAGCAAACTATGATTTATTAAAAATAAGCCATGGTATGTCTCCGATAGAAAACCCAATCCAATTGCGTAATTTACGCAAGATGATTGCGAGACTAAATACGGAATTGACTAAGAAACTAAAAGAATCACAAGCAAAATAA
- the rplP gene encoding 50S ribosomal protein L16, whose product MLQPKRTKFRKQHKNVGKGNDYRGTQLAFGTFGIKALEDKWLTARQIEAARIAATRYMKREGSIWIKIFPDKPITKKPQEVRMGKGKGAPEYWAAPVRPGRILFEIGGIPRATAEEALRLAAQKLPVKTKFVVARDYRED is encoded by the coding sequence ATGTTACAACCAAAAAGAACTAAATTCAGAAAGCAGCATAAAAATGTTGGAAAAGGTAATGATTACAGAGGTACACAATTAGCTTTTGGTACTTTTGGAATTAAAGCTTTAGAAGATAAATGGTTAACTGCTAGACAAATTGAGGCAGCTCGTATTGCTGCTACAAGATATATGAAACGTGAAGGAAGTATTTGGATCAAAATATTTCCAGATAAACCAATTACCAAGAAACCTCAAGAAGTACGTATGGGTAAAGGTAAAGGAGCGCCAGAATATTGGGCTGCACCAGTTCGTCCAGGACGTATTTTGTTTGAAATTGGAGGAATTCCGAGAGCGACTGCTGAAGAAGCATTACGTTTGGCAGCACAAAAACTTCCTGTTAAAACTAAATTTGTTGTTGCAAGAGATTATAGAGAAGATTAA
- the rpsC gene encoding 30S ribosomal protein S3 — MGQKTNPIGNRLGIIRGWDSNWYGGRNYGDKIAEDAKIRKYLNVRLAKANLSSIYIERTLKLITVTLTTARPGIIIGKGGTEVDKLKEELKKLTGKDVQINIFEIKRPELDATLVAESIARQIENRISYRRAVKMAIASAMRMNAEGIKVQVSGRLNGAEMARSETYKEGRIPLSTFRADIDYHVAEAHTTYGRLGIKVWIMKGEVYGKRELSPLTGLKKNKKSGGKRRERSKRGGRKRS; from the coding sequence ATGGGTCAAAAAACAAATCCGATAGGAAATAGATTAGGTATCATCAGAGGTTGGGATTCTAACTGGTACGGTGGTAGAAACTATGGAGATAAAATTGCCGAAGATGCTAAAATTAGAAAGTACTTAAATGTACGTTTAGCAAAAGCAAATTTATCTAGTATCTATATTGAAAGAACATTAAAGTTAATTACTGTTACCTTAACTACAGCTCGTCCAGGTATCATTATTGGTAAAGGTGGAACTGAGGTAGATAAGTTAAAAGAGGAGTTAAAAAAACTTACTGGTAAAGATGTTCAAATCAATATTTTTGAAATTAAAAGACCTGAATTAGATGCAACTCTCGTTGCTGAAAGTATTGCGAGACAAATTGAAAATCGTATTTCTTACAGAAGAGCGGTAAAAATGGCAATAGCATCTGCAATGAGAATGAATGCTGAAGGTATTAAGGTTCAAGTTTCTGGTAGATTGAATGGTGCTGAGATGGCACGTTCAGAAACATATAAAGAAGGTAGAATACCATTGTCAACTTTTAGAGCTGACATAGATTATCATGTTGCTGAAGCTCACACTACTTATGGAAGATTAGGTATTAAAGTGTGGATTATGAAAGGTGAAGTGTATGGCAAAAGAGAACTTTCGCCACTTACAGGTCTTAAGAAAAATAAAAAATCAGGCGGAAAACGCAGAGAGCGTAGTAAACGCGGTGGTCGTAAAAGATCATAA
- the rplV gene encoding 50S ribosomal protein L22: MGVRKHNSAQALKESKKSLAFAKLNNCPTSPRKMRLVADIIRGENVNRALYILRYSKKEASVRLEKLLLSAIANWQNKNENADVEDANLFVKEVYVDSARQLKRLRPASRGRAHRIRKRSNHVTLILGSRTEENQQ, from the coding sequence ATGGGAGTTAGAAAACATAACAGTGCTCAGGCATTAAAAGAATCTAAGAAAAGTTTAGCTTTTGCTAAGCTAAACAATTGTCCTACCTCTCCTCGTAAGATGAGACTCGTAGCGGACATTATTAGAGGCGAAAATGTCAACAGAGCATTATATATCTTAAGATATTCAAAGAAAGAAGCATCTGTAAGATTAGAAAAACTATTATTATCAGCAATTGCCAACTGGCAAAACAAAAATGAGAACGCTGATGTAGAAGATGCTAACTTATTTGTGAAAGAAGTGTATGTGGACAGCGCAAGACAACTAAAAAGATTGCGTCCAGCGTCACGAGGTAGAGCTCACAGAATTAGAAAGAGATCTAATCATGTGACTTTAATTTTAGGAAGTAGAACCGAAGAGAATCAGCAATAA
- the rpsS gene encoding 30S ribosomal protein S19 gives MARSLKKGPYIHYKLEKKVQANIESGKKTVIKTWSRASMISPDFVGQTIAVHNGKQFIPVYVTENMVGHKLGEFSPTRTFRGHAGNAKNKGKK, from the coding sequence ATGGCACGTTCATTAAAAAAAGGACCCTATATTCACTATAAATTAGAGAAAAAAGTCCAAGCTAATATAGAAAGCGGAAAGAAAACTGTTATTAAAACTTGGTCTCGTGCATCTATGATATCGCCAGATTTTGTTGGTCAAACCATAGCTGTGCACAATGGAAAGCAATTTATACCAGTTTATGTTACAGAAAACATGGTTGGTCATAAGTTAGGTGAGTTTTCTCCTACTCGTACTTTCCGAGGTCACGCAGGTAACGCTAAAAATAAAGGTAAAAAGTAA
- the rplB gene encoding 50S ribosomal protein L2: MSVRKLKPITPAQRFRIVNNYEEVTTNKPEKSLTKGKSKSGGRNNSGRMTMRFIGGGHKQKYRIIDFKRDKHEEAEVVSIEYDPNRTSFIALVQYADGEKRYVVAQNGLKVGDKITSGERVETEVGNAMKLKNIPLGTVISCIELRPGQGAIIARSAGSYAQLMARDGKFATIKMPSGEVRLILVECMATVGAVSNSDHQLVVSGKAGRSRWLGRRPRTRSMVMNPVDHPMGGGEGRATGGIPRNKNGIPAKGYKTRSKKKASNKYIIQRRKK; this comes from the coding sequence ATGTCAGTAAGAAAATTAAAACCAATAACACCAGCGCAAAGATTTCGTATCGTAAATAATTACGAGGAGGTTACTACAAATAAGCCAGAGAAATCTTTGACTAAAGGTAAGAGCAAATCCGGAGGTAGAAATAACTCTGGTCGTATGACAATGCGTTTTATCGGTGGTGGTCATAAACAAAAGTATCGTATCATCGATTTTAAGAGAGATAAACACGAAGAGGCTGAAGTAGTTTCTATAGAATATGACCCAAACAGAACATCTTTTATTGCGCTTGTGCAATATGCTGATGGTGAGAAAAGATATGTAGTGGCTCAAAATGGCTTGAAAGTAGGTGATAAAATCACTAGTGGAGAGCGAGTTGAGACAGAGGTTGGGAATGCAATGAAATTGAAGAATATACCTCTAGGTACTGTGATTTCTTGTATTGAATTAAGACCAGGGCAAGGAGCAATCATTGCTAGAAGTGCTGGTTCTTACGCTCAATTGATGGCGAGAGATGGGAAGTTTGCAACGATTAAAATGCCATCAGGAGAGGTTAGATTAATTCTTGTAGAATGTATGGCTACCGTAGGTGCTGTTTCAAACTCAGATCATCAATTAGTAGTGAGTGGTAAGGCTGGTAGAAGCAGATGGCTAGGTAGAAGACCTAGAACTCGTTCTATGGTTATGAACCCAGTAGATCACCCAATGGGTGGTGGTGAAGGACGTGCCACTGGTGGTATTCCTAGAAATAAAAATGGAATTCCTGCTAAAGGTTATAAGACACGTTCTAAGAAAAAAGCATCTAATAAGTATATCATTCAAAGAAGAAAGAAATAA
- the rplW gene encoding 50S ribosomal protein L23: MSIILKPVITEKATNDSELNNRYAFLVNTKSNKIEIKKAIQELYNVEVVSVKTMIYAPKIKTRYTKSGLQVGATNKLKKAIVQVAEGQEIDLYGNI; this comes from the coding sequence ATGAGTATAATTTTAAAGCCGGTAATTACCGAAAAAGCTACAAACGATTCAGAGTTAAATAATCGTTATGCTTTCTTAGTAAATACTAAATCAAACAAGATTGAAATTAAGAAAGCGATACAAGAACTATATAATGTAGAAGTAGTTTCTGTAAAGACTATGATCTATGCGCCGAAAATTAAAACAAGATATACTAAGTCTGGTTTGCAAGTAGGTGCTACTAATAAATTGAAAAAAGCTATTGTTCAGGTAGCAGAAGGACAAGAAATCGATTTATACGGTAACATTTAA
- the rplD gene encoding 50S ribosomal protein L4, protein MEVVVLDKLGKETAKKIQLDDAIFGIEPSEHTVYLEIKQHLANKRQGTHKSKERSEVAGSTRKIKRQKGTGGARAGDIKNPLFKGGGRVFGPRPRNYGFKLNRAQKRVAKKSVLSQKVLDNALKVVEDINFEAPKTKNFNELLSNLSLSNKKSLFVLGEPNKFVYLSSRNLQNVKVVNFSELTTYDIVNAAELVLFESSVEKIQENLRK, encoded by the coding sequence ATGGAAGTAGTAGTATTAGACAAATTAGGCAAAGAGACAGCTAAAAAAATTCAGCTAGATGATGCAATCTTTGGTATAGAACCAAGCGAGCACACCGTTTATCTTGAAATTAAACAGCATCTTGCAAATAAAAGACAAGGTACTCATAAATCTAAAGAAAGAAGCGAAGTCGCTGGAAGTACTAGAAAAATCAAAAGACAAAAAGGTACTGGAGGAGCCAGAGCAGGTGATATTAAAAACCCATTGTTTAAAGGAGGAGGTAGAGTATTTGGCCCAAGACCTAGAAATTATGGTTTTAAATTAAACAGAGCTCAAAAGAGAGTCGCTAAAAAATCGGTACTTAGCCAAAAAGTTCTTGACAATGCTCTGAAAGTTGTAGAAGATATCAACTTTGAAGCACCAAAAACTAAAAACTTTAACGAATTGTTGAGCAATCTATCTCTGTCAAATAAAAAATCTTTATTTGTCTTGGGAGAACCAAATAAATTCGTATATTTGTCGTCCCGAAATTTACAAAATGTTAAAGTTGTAAACTTTTCAGAATTAACAACTTACGATATTGTAAATGCTGCGGAATTAGTTTTGTTTGAAAGTTCAGTAGAAAAAATTCAAGAAAATTTAAGAAAGTAA
- the rplC gene encoding 50S ribosomal protein L3, translating to MSGIIGKKIAMTSLYDANGKNIPCTIIEAGPCVVTQVRTIETDGYSSVQLGFDDKKEKNAGKALTGHFKKAGTTPKHKLVEFYGDFVNELSLGQEVKVDLFKEGEYVDITGTSKGKGFQGVVKRHGFGGVGQSTHGQHNRLRAPGSIGAGSDPSRVFKGMRMAGRMGGKKVTVQNLQVVKVDEEKNLIIVKGAVPGPKNSYVILRRWK from the coding sequence ATGTCAGGAATTATTGGAAAAAAAATCGCAATGACAAGCCTGTACGATGCTAACGGGAAAAACATTCCTTGTACCATCATTGAAGCAGGTCCTTGTGTTGTGACGCAGGTCAGAACTATTGAGACAGACGGATATAGCTCTGTTCAATTAGGTTTCGATGACAAGAAAGAGAAGAATGCTGGTAAAGCGCTTACAGGGCACTTTAAAAAAGCCGGCACTACACCAAAACACAAATTGGTGGAATTTTATGGAGATTTTGTAAATGAGTTGTCTTTAGGGCAAGAAGTGAAAGTTGACTTATTCAAAGAAGGTGAGTATGTGGACATCACTGGAACTTCCAAAGGGAAAGGTTTCCAAGGTGTTGTTAAGCGTCACGGCTTTGGTGGAGTTGGTCAATCAACTCACGGTCAGCACAACAGACTTAGAGCCCCAGGTTCAATCGGAGCAGGTTCAGACCCTTCAAGAGTATTCAAGGGAATGAGAATGGCTGGCCGTATGGGAGGTAAAAAAGTTACTGTTCAGAATTTACAAGTTGTTAAAGTAGACGAGGAAAAGAACCTTATTATCGTAAAAGGCGCTGTACCTGGTCCTAAAAATTCATATGTAATATTAAGAAGATGGAAGTAG
- the rpsJ gene encoding 30S ribosomal protein S10: MSQKIRIKLKSYDHNLVDKSAEKIVKTVKTTGAVVNGPIPLPTNKRIFTVLRSPHVNKKAREQFELNSHKRLLDIYSSSSKTVDALMKLELPSGVEVEIKV, translated from the coding sequence ATGAGTCAAAAAATAAGAATAAAACTTAAATCTTACGATCATAATTTAGTAGATAAATCTGCTGAGAAGATTGTAAAAACTGTAAAAACTACAGGTGCAGTGGTTAATGGTCCAATTCCATTACCTACCAACAAGAGAATTTTTACCGTATTGCGCTCGCCTCACGTAAATAAGAAAGCGCGTGAGCAATTTGAGCTAAATTCTCACAAGCGTCTGCTAGACATCTATTCATCATCATCTAAAACTGTTGATGCTTTGATGAAGCTAGAATTGCCAAGTGGAGTGGAAGTGGAAATTAAAGTGTAG
- the fusA gene encoding elongation factor G — MSRDLKFTRNIGIAAHIDAGKTTTTERILFYTGRSHKIGEVHEGAATMDWMEQEAERGITITSAATTCTWVFPKHNGKPLPNAHDYHFNIIDTPGHVDFTVEVNRSLRVLDGLVFLFSAVDGVEPQSETNWRLADNYKVPRLGFVNKMDRQGSNFLAVCTQVKEMLGSNAVPIVLNIGDEADFRGVVDLVKNKAIVWHDETQGATFDEIEIPEELKEQAAELRAKLIEEVAAYDENLLEKFMEDENSITEDEIHAALRAATLDMAIIPMMCGSSFKNKGVQFMLDAVCRYLPAPTDIEAIEGTNPNTGELEVRKPSVDEPFAALAFKIATDPFVGRLAFFRAYSGHLDAGSYVLNNRSGNKERISRIYQMHANKQEPLEYIEAGDIGAAVGFKDIKTGDTLSAENAPIVLESMEFPDPVIGIAVEPKSKADMDKLGMALAKLAEEDPTFQVRTDEKSGQTVISGMGELHLDIIVDRLKREFKVEVNQGQPQVEYKEAIMGSAEHRETYKKQTGGRGKFADIVFAIEPADEGVVGLQFINEIKGGNIPKEYIPSVEKGFKEAMKNGPLAGYEVDSMKITLKDGSFHPVDSDQLSFELAAKLGFKAAAKKARPAIMEPIMKLEILTPEENMGDIVGDLNRRRGVPSGMSDRNNAKVIKATVPLSEMFGYVTSLRTLSSGRATSTMEFEKYEAAPQNIADEVVAKAKGNEE; from the coding sequence ATGTCAAGAGATTTAAAATTTACAAGAAACATTGGTATTGCAGCTCACATCGATGCTGGGAAAACAACAACTACAGAGCGTATTTTGTTCTATACAGGTCGTTCACACAAAATTGGTGAGGTGCACGAAGGTGCAGCTACCATGGATTGGATGGAGCAAGAAGCTGAAAGAGGTATTACAATTACCTCAGCAGCAACTACTTGTACTTGGGTGTTCCCAAAGCATAATGGTAAGCCGCTACCGAATGCACACGATTATCATTTTAACATTATCGATACTCCGGGCCACGTTGACTTTACCGTAGAAGTAAACCGTTCATTGCGTGTGCTTGATGGGTTAGTTTTCTTGTTCAGTGCCGTTGATGGTGTTGAGCCTCAGTCAGAAACTAACTGGAGATTAGCTGATAACTACAAGGTTCCTAGATTAGGTTTCGTTAACAAGATGGACCGTCAAGGTTCAAACTTCTTAGCTGTTTGTACACAAGTAAAAGAAATGTTAGGTTCTAATGCGGTGCCAATCGTGTTGAACATCGGAGACGAAGCTGACTTTAGAGGGGTAGTAGACTTAGTTAAAAACAAAGCTATCGTGTGGCATGATGAAACACAAGGTGCTACTTTTGATGAAATTGAAATTCCAGAAGAATTAAAAGAACAAGCAGCTGAGCTTAGAGCAAAACTCATTGAAGAGGTTGCTGCTTACGATGAAAATCTTTTAGAGAAATTCATGGAAGATGAAAACAGCATTACTGAAGATGAGATTCATGCTGCTTTAAGAGCTGCTACATTGGATATGGCTATCATCCCAATGATGTGTGGTTCTTCGTTTAAAAACAAAGGCGTTCAATTCATGTTAGATGCGGTGTGTAGATACTTGCCAGCTCCAACTGATATTGAAGCAATTGAAGGTACTAATCCAAATACAGGAGAACTTGAAGTTAGAAAGCCCTCAGTAGATGAGCCTTTTGCTGCGTTAGCATTTAAGATTGCAACAGATCCATTTGTTGGTCGTTTAGCATTCTTTAGAGCATACTCTGGTCACTTAGATGCTGGTTCATATGTCTTGAACAATAGATCAGGTAACAAAGAGCGTATCTCTCGTATTTATCAAATGCACGCAAACAAACAAGAGCCTCTAGAATATATCGAAGCTGGAGATATCGGAGCGGCTGTAGGATTTAAAGATATTAAAACTGGAGATACATTGTCCGCTGAAAATGCACCAATCGTATTAGAAAGTATGGAATTCCCGGATCCAGTAATTGGTATCGCAGTTGAGCCAAAATCTAAAGCAGATATGGATAAGCTTGGTATGGCTTTAGCTAAGTTAGCTGAAGAGGACCCAACTTTCCAAGTTAGAACTGATGAGAAATCAGGACAAACTGTGATTTCTGGTATGGGTGAGCTCCACTTAGATATTATTGTAGACCGTTTGAAGAGAGAGTTCAAGGTAGAAGTTAATCAAGGTCAACCTCAAGTTGAGTACAAAGAGGCAATCATGGGTAGTGCAGAACACCGTGAAACTTATAAGAAACAAACAGGTGGTCGTGGTAAATTCGCAGATATCGTGTTTGCTATTGAGCCTGCCGATGAAGGTGTTGTTGGTCTTCAATTTATCAATGAAATTAAAGGTGGAAACATTCCAAAAGAGTATATTCCATCAGTAGAAAAAGGCTTCAAAGAAGCTATGAAAAATGGTCCATTAGCAGGCTATGAAGTAGATTCAATGAAGATTACCTTAAAAGATGGTTCATTCCACCCTGTGGATTCAGATCAATTATCGTTTGAATTGGCTGCGAAGCTTGGATTTAAAGCAGCTGCTAAGAAAGCGAGACCTGCGATTATGGAGCCAATTATGAAGTTGGAAATCCTAACTCCTGAGGAAAATATGGGAGATATCGTAGGCGACTTGAACAGAAGAAGAGGTGTGCCTTCAGGAATGAGCGATAGAAATAACGCTAAAGTGATTAAAGCTACTGTGCCATTATCAGAAATGTTTGGTTATGTAACATCTTTAAGAACTTTATCTTCTGGTCGTGCAACTTCAACTATGGAGTTTGAGAAATACGAAGCTGCTCCACAAAATATAGCAGATGAAGTAGTAGCTAAAGCAAAAGGTAACGAAGAATAA
- the rpsG gene encoding 30S ribosomal protein S7 gives MRKTRAKKRHLLPDPKFNDTLVTRFVNNLMLDGKKSVAFKVFYDAIDIVDQKKEDEEKEALEVWKDALTNVMPHVEVRSRRVGGATFQIPMQIRPDRKISMAMKWLIKYSRARNEKSMAQKLAAEIIAASKEEGAAVKKRVETHRMAEANKAFSHFRF, from the coding sequence ATGAGAAAGACAAGAGCTAAAAAACGTCACTTACTCCCAGATCCTAAGTTTAACGATACTTTGGTAACTCGTTTTGTTAATAACTTAATGTTAGACGGGAAAAAAAGTGTAGCATTTAAAGTATTTTACGATGCAATTGATATCGTAGATCAGAAAAAAGAGGACGAAGAAAAAGAAGCTTTAGAAGTTTGGAAAGATGCGTTAACTAATGTTATGCCGCATGTAGAGGTTCGTTCAAGAAGAGTTGGAGGGGCTACATTCCAAATTCCTATGCAAATTCGCCCAGATAGAAAGATTTCTATGGCGATGAAATGGTTGATTAAATATTCTAGAGCTCGTAACGAGAAATCTATGGCTCAAAAATTAGCTGCTGAAATTATTGCTGCTTCTAAAGAAGAAGGTGCTGCAGTTAAGAAAAGAGTTGAAACTCATAGAATGGCAGAAGCAAACAAAGCATTTTCACACTTTAGATTCTAA